A single window of Psychrobacter raelei DNA harbors:
- a CDS encoding NADPH-dependent 2,4-dienoyl-CoA reductase, giving the protein MAYPHIFEPLDLGHTSLKNRIVMGSMHTGLEDRFYNYGKLAAYFAERAKGGVAMMITGGISPNREGWLLPAGGSMNTRADVINHQRLTRAVHRHDSKIIMQILHSGRYGYHPFVVSASPFKSPISPFKPRQMSIKNIKSTIADYARSASLAKQAGYDGVEVMGSEGYLLNQFLSRHVNQRTDEYGGDINGRMKFAVEVVEAIREAVGEDFIIIFRLSMIDLVKDGNVMDEVITVAKALEAAGVSIFNTGIGWHEARVPTIVTSVPRAAFVDYTAEVKKHVSIPVMAANRINMPQTAEQILANGQADLIQMARPFLADPDWINKAKNGQTDRINTCIACNQACLDHTFENKRSTCLVNPRACYETELSYEPTKKPKKIAVVGGGVAGMSAATIAAKRGHDVTLYEAKDILGGQFNYAKVIPGKEEFFETTRYYLNELNYQNVAIKLNTKVTKEMLDEADYDHVIIATGVVPRSLEGKLEGADNAKVISYAELLSGEKAVGESVAVIGAGGIGFDVSEYLTARHGQPLHELGPETLKDPSYRPEPQSVTDWKQEWGVNTQADYQTDGGLTRPEKIVPARRVYLLQRRDGRLGKGLNKTTGWVHRAHIKSHGVLQMPGVTYDKVTNEGLWVTTPQGHSQLLRVDTIVVCAGQESVNELMPALTDAKASTKLGKTEYHIIGGAKLAAELDAKRAIRDGAELAARL; this is encoded by the coding sequence ATGGCCTATCCACATATTTTTGAGCCTTTAGATTTGGGCCATACCAGCTTAAAAAACCGTATTGTCATGGGGTCGATGCATACCGGATTAGAAGATCGCTTTTATAACTACGGCAAGCTGGCAGCTTATTTTGCTGAGCGTGCTAAAGGCGGCGTGGCGATGATGATTACCGGTGGTATTTCACCCAACCGTGAAGGGTGGCTGCTGCCGGCAGGTGGTAGTATGAATACTAGAGCGGATGTGATTAATCATCAGCGGTTAACCCGTGCGGTACATCGCCATGACAGTAAAATCATTATGCAAATTTTGCACAGTGGTCGTTATGGTTATCATCCATTTGTGGTATCTGCCAGTCCCTTTAAGTCGCCCATATCCCCCTTTAAACCGCGCCAAATGAGCATTAAAAATATCAAAAGTACCATTGCTGATTATGCGCGCTCTGCGAGCCTTGCCAAACAAGCTGGCTACGATGGGGTAGAGGTGATGGGCTCAGAAGGCTACTTACTGAACCAGTTTTTATCGCGTCATGTGAACCAGCGCACCGATGAATATGGTGGTGATATCAATGGGCGTATGAAGTTTGCAGTCGAAGTAGTCGAGGCAATACGTGAAGCGGTGGGTGAAGACTTTATTATTATATTTCGCTTATCCATGATTGACTTGGTCAAAGATGGCAATGTTATGGATGAAGTCATCACGGTCGCCAAGGCATTAGAGGCGGCTGGGGTGAGTATCTTTAATACAGGTATCGGCTGGCACGAAGCCCGTGTACCGACCATTGTCACCAGTGTCCCACGTGCCGCTTTCGTGGACTATACTGCAGAGGTCAAAAAACATGTGTCCATCCCTGTGATGGCAGCCAACCGCATCAATATGCCACAGACAGCAGAGCAAATCTTGGCGAATGGGCAAGCTGATTTAATTCAGATGGCGCGCCCCTTTTTAGCGGATCCAGACTGGATCAATAAGGCCAAAAATGGTCAAACCGATCGCATCAATACCTGCATTGCTTGTAATCAGGCCTGCTTAGACCATACTTTTGAAAACAAGCGCTCCACCTGTTTGGTCAACCCCAGAGCCTGCTATGAGACTGAGCTTAGCTATGAGCCTACCAAAAAGCCGAAGAAAATTGCTGTGGTTGGTGGCGGTGTGGCAGGCATGTCAGCGGCGACCATTGCTGCCAAACGTGGCCATGATGTCACCCTTTATGAGGCCAAAGACATCTTAGGCGGCCAGTTCAACTACGCCAAAGTGATTCCGGGTAAAGAAGAGTTCTTTGAAACCACCCGCTATTATCTCAACGAATTAAACTATCAAAACGTTGCCATTAAACTCAATACCAAAGTGACCAAAGAGATGTTGGACGAGGCTGACTATGACCACGTCATTATCGCCACAGGGGTAGTGCCACGCAGCTTAGAAGGCAAGCTTGAAGGGGCGGATAATGCTAAGGTGATTAGTTATGCTGAGCTGCTATCTGGCGAAAAAGCTGTGGGTGAGAGCGTAGCGGTGATTGGGGCTGGCGGTATTGGCTTCGATGTCAGTGAGTACTTGACTGCCCGTCATGGCCAGCCACTACATGAATTGGGCCCTGAGACCTTAAAAGACCCAAGCTACCGCCCTGAGCCGCAGTCTGTGACTGACTGGAAGCAAGAGTGGGGGGTGAATACTCAAGCGGATTATCAGACCGATGGCGGCTTAACTCGTCCTGAGAAGATTGTTCCGGCTCGCCGTGTGTATTTGCTACAGCGCCGTGATGGTCGTCTGGGCAAGGGGCTGAACAAAACCACCGGCTGGGTGCACCGTGCCCATATTAAGTCTCATGGTGTGCTACAAATGCCTGGTGTGACTTATGACAAGGTAACCAATGAGGGCTTATGGGTCACCACGCCGCAAGGCCACAGTCAGCTACTTCGTGTTGATACCATTGTGGTCTGTGCAGGGCAAGAGTCAGTCAATGAGCTTATGCCGGCCTTAACAGATGCCAAAGCCAGTACCAAACTAGGTAAAACTGAATACCATATTATTGGCGGTGCGAAATTAGCAGCAGAGCTTGATGCCAAACGGGCGATACGTGATGGGGCTGAGCTTGCTGCTAGACTATAA
- a CDS encoding AMP-binding protein translates to MTDYTTGLGKTEANHQPLTPLQFLTRAASVYPHKTSIIYDDLVNTPITYTWSQTFERCRKLAHALRKLGIGKEDTVAIMAPNTPAMVEAAFGVPMSQGVLCTLNTRLDINALTFCLQHSEAKVLIIDSEYAHHVELIEETFPNLILIHATDMTLPDVPAFGKMSYEALLQSGEFDSDEAIRAFDGTIYPTDEWDAIALNYTSGTTGKPKGVVYHHRGATLNALSNILDWDMPKHTTYLWTLPLFHCNGWCFPWTVAERAGINVCLRQIDANLILKLIAKYQITHYCAAPIVHNMIAAGDSQLQQAINHNVKGFVAGAPPSEAMLEKMEAMNFNVTHVYGLTEVYGPVTICAEHDEWQQLSVSERAAKKSRQGVVSHLMSGFEVFKQGTTEPVAADATEMGELALKGNMVMKGYLKNPKATKEAFAGGWFRTGDLGVKYPDGYIKIMDRLKDIIISGGENISSIEIENTLYKMPEVSSCGVVAASNDKWGEVPVAFIEIAEGATLTRDQVIEHCRQHLAKFKVPKHVIFCEIPKTSTGKIQKFELRNAAQSMANEEPKVKS, encoded by the coding sequence ATGACCGATTATACTACCGGTTTAGGCAAAACCGAGGCCAATCACCAGCCGCTCACGCCCTTACAATTCCTCACTCGCGCCGCTTCGGTCTATCCTCATAAAACCTCTATCATTTATGATGATTTAGTCAACACGCCCATTACCTATACCTGGTCTCAAACCTTTGAGCGCTGCCGTAAATTGGCCCACGCCCTGCGCAAGCTTGGTATTGGCAAAGAAGATACTGTGGCCATTATGGCACCCAATACACCGGCCATGGTGGAAGCCGCTTTTGGAGTACCTATGTCGCAAGGGGTACTGTGTACTCTAAATACGCGTTTAGACATCAATGCCCTCACCTTTTGTTTGCAGCACTCCGAAGCCAAAGTGTTGATCATTGACAGCGAATACGCTCATCATGTAGAGCTTATAGAAGAAACCTTCCCCAACTTAATCCTCATTCACGCCACCGACATGACGCTGCCTGATGTGCCTGCTTTTGGCAAAATGAGCTATGAGGCACTCTTACAAAGCGGTGAATTTGACTCTGATGAGGCAATCAGAGCCTTTGATGGCACCATCTATCCCACCGATGAGTGGGATGCCATTGCTCTCAATTACACTTCAGGTACCACCGGCAAGCCCAAAGGCGTGGTCTATCATCACCGCGGCGCTACTTTGAATGCGTTGTCAAATATTTTAGATTGGGACATGCCCAAGCATACCACCTACTTATGGACCTTACCCTTGTTCCATTGTAACGGTTGGTGTTTTCCTTGGACAGTCGCTGAGCGTGCTGGTATTAACGTCTGCTTACGTCAAATCGATGCCAATTTAATCCTAAAACTCATTGCCAAATATCAGATTACTCATTACTGCGCCGCCCCCATTGTGCATAATATGATCGCGGCAGGTGATAGCCAGTTACAGCAAGCCATTAACCATAATGTGAAAGGCTTTGTGGCCGGTGCGCCGCCTTCTGAAGCCATGCTCGAGAAGATGGAGGCGATGAACTTTAATGTCACTCATGTGTATGGTCTCACTGAGGTCTACGGGCCGGTAACCATCTGTGCTGAGCATGATGAATGGCAACAGCTTTCGGTGTCAGAACGTGCTGCCAAAAAATCGCGTCAAGGTGTGGTGTCACACTTAATGAGCGGCTTTGAGGTATTCAAACAAGGCACCACCGAGCCGGTTGCTGCTGATGCAACTGAGATGGGCGAGCTGGCCTTAAAGGGCAACATGGTTATGAAAGGCTATTTAAAAAACCCCAAAGCGACCAAAGAGGCGTTTGCAGGCGGCTGGTTCCGTACCGGTGACTTGGGCGTCAAATACCCAGATGGCTATATCAAAATTATGGATCGCCTAAAAGATATCATTATCTCAGGAGGCGAGAACATCTCAAGTATTGAGATTGAAAACACCTTATACAAAATGCCTGAGGTGAGTAGCTGCGGCGTGGTGGCAGCCTCCAATGATAAGTGGGGAGAGGTGCCTGTGGCCTTCATCGAAATAGCTGAGGGCGCAACTTTGACCCGTGATCAGGTTATTGAGCATTGTCGTCAGCATCTGGCCAAGTTTAAAGTGCCCAAACATGTGATTTTCTGTGAAATTCCTAAAACCAGCACCGGAAAAATACAAAAGTTTGAGCTGCGTAATGCCGCCCAATCTATGGCCAATGAAGAGCCCAAGGTAAAGTCTTAG
- a CDS encoding transposase: MKTLKLRIKDKHANQLNKLAGSVNYAWNYVNALSFEHLRRTGKYFWAYDLSQYTKGSGEYLGLHSQTLQAINETHAKSRKQFKKAKLNWRTNQPDAKRKSLGWIPFKKSAIKYLHTRQTGKKALKSTIQLSLCKGQKVIIDVFDSYNLSLYQINTLEIVQDSRNRWYACITVKDFPRQASGKGSVGIDLGLKQSATTSNGDKLTTKQTQKWAKKLAIAQRAKNKQRVKAIHAKIKNSRLELIHKFTTQLVKDNALIVVGDVKSRSFTNSMTNLAKSTYDAGWFELKRQLEYKCKYAGCQLEMVNESYTTQTCSCCLKISGSSPKGRAGLGIRGWKCAECGTWHDRDINAAKNILAVGLDRIVVGIPSV; encoded by the coding sequence ATGAAAACCCTCAAGCTACGCATCAAAGACAAACATGCAAACCAGCTAAACAAACTAGCTGGGAGTGTTAACTATGCGTGGAACTATGTTAATGCGTTAAGCTTTGAGCATTTAAGACGCACAGGTAAGTACTTTTGGGCCTATGATTTAAGCCAATACACCAAAGGCAGTGGAGAGTATTTAGGCTTGCACTCGCAAACTTTGCAAGCCATCAACGAAACTCATGCCAAATCTCGTAAGCAGTTTAAAAAAGCCAAACTTAATTGGCGAACCAACCAACCCGATGCCAAACGAAAAAGCTTAGGTTGGATACCTTTTAAAAAGTCTGCTATCAAGTATCTACATACAAGACAGACAGGCAAAAAGGCACTGAAATCAACCATACAGCTATCGCTCTGTAAAGGTCAAAAGGTAATCATAGACGTATTCGATAGCTACAATTTGTCTTTGTATCAAATCAATACGCTTGAGATAGTGCAAGACAGCCGTAATCGCTGGTATGCCTGTATTACCGTCAAAGATTTTCCTAGACAAGCAAGTGGCAAAGGCAGCGTTGGTATTGACTTAGGCTTAAAGCAGTCTGCTACCACCTCAAACGGTGACAAGCTGACAACCAAACAAACGCAAAAGTGGGCTAAAAAGCTTGCAATAGCTCAAAGAGCGAAAAACAAACAGCGAGTCAAAGCAATCCATGCCAAAATTAAAAACTCAAGATTAGAATTAATTCACAAATTCACCACCCAATTAGTTAAGGATAATGCCTTAATTGTGGTTGGTGATGTTAAATCACGCTCATTCACCAATTCGATGACCAACCTAGCTAAATCAACATACGATGCAGGATGGTTTGAACTCAAAAGACAACTGGAATATAAATGCAAGTATGCAGGTTGTCAGCTTGAGATGGTAAATGAGAGTTACACTACCCAGACCTGCTCGTGCTGCCTTAAAATAAGTGGTAGTAGTCCAAAAGGTAGAGCAGGTCTTGGAATAAGAGGATGGAAGTGTGCTGAGTGTGGCACATGGCATGATAGAGATATCAATGCTGCTAAGAACATCCTTGCGGTCGGGCTTGACCGTATAGTTGTAGGAATCCCCTCGGTTTAG